In one Brassica oleracea var. oleracea cultivar TO1000 chromosome C9, BOL, whole genome shotgun sequence genomic region, the following are encoded:
- the LOC106313697 gene encoding UPF0613 protein PB24D3.06c-like produces the protein MSLSLRSSSAAASTSGSSSSPAAASSSSTATTTSWFSGIYRGKSGTAKLSKSASVAGGGSGDYGGGPIKGKNQFRGVLFKYGPKSIQVAFKTGEYKQQVIFIGGLTDGLLATDYLEPLAIALDNEKWSLVQLLMSSSYSGFGTSSLKQDAQEIDQLVSYLINKENSEGVVLLGHSTGCQDIVYYMGTNAACSRAVRATILQAPVSDREYKATLPETPALIDLAAKMISEGRAEELMPKEADPCAPISAYRYHSLCAYMGDDDMFSSDLSDDQLKTRLGHMANTPCQVIFSMGDEYVPDYVDKKALVNRLSKAMGGAEKVEIEHGNHSLSNRVHEAVQAIIGFVKREGPSGWDDPWS, from the exons ATGTCTCTCTCGCTGCGCTCTTCTTCTGCGGCGGCGTCGACATCGGGATCATCGTCTTCTCCAGCGGCGGCTTCGTCATCCTCCACGGCGACGACGACGTCCTGGTTCTCGGGAATCTACCGAGGAAAATCCGGAACGGCGAAGCTGTCGAAAAGCGCGTCGGTTGCGGGAGGCGGAAGCGGGGATTACGGGGGCGGACCGATCAAAGGGAAGAACCAATTTCGCGGAGTGTTGTTCAAATACGGTCCCAAATCAATTCAG GTGGCTTTTAAGACGGGAGAGTATAAACAACAAGTGATCTTCATCGGTGGATTAACCGATGGTCTTTTAGCTACCGA TTACTTGGAACCTCTTGCAATTGCTTTGGATAACGAGAAATGGTCACTTGTTCAGCTACTCATGTCCTCTTCATATTCTGGATTCGGCACTTCCAGCTTGAAACAA GATGCACAAGAGATCGACCAACTGGTAAGCTATCTCATCAACAAAGAGAACTCTGAAGGCGTTGTTCTGCTTGGTCATAGCACTGGCTGCCAG GACATTGTGTATTACATGGGAACGAATGCTGCATGCTCCCGAGCCGTCCGAGCTACAATTTTGCAG GCACCGGTCAGCGATAGAGAGTACAAAGCAACACTCCCTGAAACACCAGCTCTGATAGACTTGGCTGCAAAAATGATAAGCGAAGGCCGAGCAGAGGAGCTAATGCCTAAAGAAGCTGATCCTTGTGCTCCAATCTCTGCTTATAG ATATCACTCCCTCTGCGCTTACATGGGGGACGACGATATGTTTAGTTCTGACCTAAGTGATGATCAGTTGAAAACTAGACTTGGTCATATGGCTAACACACCTTGTCAG GTGATTTTCTCCATGGGTGATGAGTATGTACCGGATTATGTCGACAAAAAAGCACTGGTTAATAG ATTAAGTAAAGCAATGGGAGGAGCAGAGAAAGTGGAGATAGAGCATGGGAACCACTCTCTATCCAATAGAGTTCATGAAGCTGTTCAAGCCATTATTGGTTTTGTCAAAAGAGAAGGACCCAGTGGTTGGGATGACCCTTGGAGCTAA